From the genome of Mycobacterium dioxanotrophicus, one region includes:
- a CDS encoding cold-shock protein has protein sequence MPQGTVKWFNAEKGFGFIAPEDGSADVFVHYTEIQGSGFRTLEENQKVEFEVGQSPKGPQATGVRAV, from the coding sequence ATGCCACAGGGAACTGTGAAGTGGTTCAACGCGGAGAAGGGCTTCGGCTTCATCGCCCCCGAGGACGGCTCCGCCGACGTGTTTGTCCACTACACGGAAATCCAGGGCAGCGGCTTCCGCACCCTGGAGGAAAACCAGAAGGTTGAGTTCGAGGTCGGCCAGAGCCCCAAGGGGCCGCAGGCCACGGGTGTTCGGGCAGTCTGA